From Scytonema millei VB511283:
TGAAACAAATAGGTAGAGAAGACCAGCCAATTGTACGGATTAAGTCATATTTAGAATCGAATTATACAGAAAATATTTCTTTAGATAAGCTTGCCGCGATCGCCAATCTCAGCCCGTTTTATTTATTACGAACATTTCGCGATCGTGTTGGTATGCCACCTTACGAATATTTAACTCAAGTGCGGGTGGCAAAAGCAAAAAGGCTGTTATCACAAGGATATGCGATCGCGCAGGTGGCGCAACAAACGGGTTTTGCCGATCAAAGTCATTTAACCAGGCAATTCAAGCGTTTTGTTGGAGTCACGCCAGGGAAGTATAGTCATGCTCTGACTACCGCTCGCGGAAATTGACGCACTAAAGCCGAAAATACCGGACAGGGGCGACTGTTATCTAAATTTTCAGGTTTGCTCCAAGTGAAAGGTGCTTTTTGTGCCGCAGAAATCCACAGTAAACGTTTGGCGCGAGTGATGGCGACATAAAGTAAGCGAAACTCTTCTGCTGTCTTAAGTTGTTTTGCCTGTTCCCACGCCGTAGCAATATCGGGTAAGGGAAATTGTTCGTGCAAGGCAGCACGGATTTGGGCGCGGGCAACTTCTGCAACGGTGAAATCTCCCAAAAAATGAGCTTGAGGTAAAACGCGCAGATTTCCAGGAATTGTATTTTCGTGTAAAAACGGAATAAATACGCAGTCCCAATCCAATCCTTTAGCTTTGTGCATGGTAATAATTGTCAGTTGCCCAGGACGGGTATAACGTGCCTCGGAATCTTCCGCGTCCACCGCTTCAAATCGTTCTGAATTGACAATTTCGCTCAGCACTATCAGCATTGCAGCCAAATTATTGTTGCCATTACCAGCAAGTTGTTGCTGCACTCGTTCCGCTAGCTTATCTGCTGTCGCGAGTTCTGCTTGGTCGTAGTTTAATGTTAAGGCAAGAAAGGAAATTAATTGATAGGGAGGTAACTCCATTCGAGCGCGGAGCAGGCTGCGGCACAAATGACTAGCTTTTTGAGCTGGTTCGGGTTGAGGTGCGTCTAAAGGACCAGGATACAGAAATTGTTCGGGAATGGTTGCCAGCGCATTCAAATCTTGCGGCTGGATTAACTGACGCTGTACCAAAACTTCCAAGGCAGCTTTGAGATAGTCGGGGGAGTGGGGACGGTCGAGGAATTGCAGCAGCGCCAGCACTTCCGCTGGAACTTGAGAGTGGCGATCGCTTTCCGAAACCTCATACACTACGATATTATGCTCTTGGCAAATCGGCGCGATCGCTTCAGCCAGCCATCGTCCCTGTCTGTTTTCCCTAACTAAAACAGCCATCCGCAGACTATTTGGCGTTTCTGTAGTGGGTGTTTCTCCATTCGATCCTGCTTGACATAATGCCACTACCCGCTGACCAATTAATTCTGCCGTGTGATGAATATCGCGAGGCGTATGCAACTCCAACCCCCCACCAATCGGCGCAGGATTAGCATCCGGCTGTGGGTCATCTAAGCTAACCGGATGAATCGTCTGCTCTCGAAATGGCAGTGGTGCGTGGCTAGTGGCTAGTGGCTGGTGGCTAGAATTGCTCCCTTGTCTCCCTTGTCCCCCTTGTCCCCTTCTTCCCTGCTCCCTACTCCCTGCTCCCTGCTCCCTGCTCCCTGCTCCCTGCTCCCTTCCATTCGCCCACCCCAACATAAAGTTAGCTGCGGCAATGACAATCCTAGTGCTGCGTCCTGCCATATCCATCGTTGCCAATCGTTGTTGCTGTTGGCACTCTTCGCAGAAGCGACGAAAATAAATTGGGTCGGCTGGAGTAAAGGTAGAATTAATTGCTTGGTTGGGGTCGCCAACTCGAATTAAATTCGCTGGTAAATCTGGGTTTTCTGGATCTTGTGCCAGAATTTCTAAGAGTTTGGTTTGCAGGGGTGAAGAGTCCTGAGCCTCATCTTCAAATACGGCAAAAACTTGCTTTTGTTCGTTGCGTCTGGCGCTAGGATTTTCTAGTACCCGTAGCGCTGCCAAAATCATGTCGTCGTAGTCGATTAAATCGCGCGATCGCATTAAATTCTGATACTGTTCGTACAATCCGGCAGCGACGGTCAAAATTTCATATTCGTCTATTGCCTGTTCGCCCAACACTCGCAACTGTTGCGGTTGATATCCAGAGCTTTTCGCTTCGTGAATGACTAAATAAGCTAATGCTGGTAGTACTTCTGTCCGCAATACCGACTGTCGCCGTAAGCGTTCTGTTTCTTCGCCGTCAAATTGCCTACCTTCGAGTAACCGAGAATACAAGCGGGGATTAGCAGCAATCCACTGTTCTACACAAGTCCGAATCAAGCGGTGGCTCTGATTGGGCGTGATTAACGTCGCGCTATCCAACGGCAGTCCCGACAAGTCAGGATAGCGGCTGGCAATATTCAGCGCCAAACCGTGTAGGGTATTGACAGTGAATCCTCTTGGCGGTAGGGATAATTCTTCTCGTAAATACCTGCGAATCTTACCTTTAATGTTTGCTGCCGCAGAACGAGTAAATGTAACAACTACGATCGCACGTTTGGCGTGTAACTGATAGCGGGCGATCGCAATTGCCGTTGCTGCTGCCATTCCCGTCGATTTTCCTGCCCCTGGGACTGCCGAGACTGCCAACTGTCCCCCCTGCCAATCTGCCATTTGTTGCTGTCCTGGGCGCAAGCTGTTGCGGATCTGTTCCCATTTGGCGGGAGTCGTAGGGGCGTACTGCTGTGCGCCCATACTAGAGTCAGGAGTCGATATGGATAACTGGTCTGTGAGGTTGGCTTCTGGCATAGGGAATTTATGGACTCAATCTAGATATCCAAATCTAAAAGAGAATTTATGTTTTAAGCGTAATTTTTCAATATAAGCCTAGATTGTAGTTGGATGACAAGTATATTGCAGTATTTGTAAGAGATGCGATCGCGCTTCCAATGTAGTGAGAATAGGAGGGGTGCGATCGCTTTTTGGCTTAGGTTGCAATAGGTTATTGCATCGAGAGTTATTCGTTTGTTGCAGGCTTGAGTAGCGAGAACAATGAATTATGCTGTAACCAAACACATAATTTTATGTTTGCTCCGTCATTTGGCTGCGGTTGATATTCGCCAGTTTGAATTGTTTCTTTTAGCGGACTTCTAAATCTCAATGTATCTTTTATAAGCTCTTCAAACATAGCTAATGGTAGTAGTAGTATATCCTCTACTTCTACATCATCTTCCTTGAAAAAGATAGTTTCAAATCTAAACTTATATCCAGCCCATTTAATGGTAGGTAGTCTATCTACTGCGGCTTTTAAGTTATTTATTATGCAATCATACTCTGGATGAGGATTTTTCTGTCTGTGTTCTATCCACCAGAAAACGTTATGCCTAACAAAATACTTTCCATTGTCATTAGCACAAACCTCCACTTCCACGCTATCCACATATAAAAACTGACGGCTCATCACTCTAACTTCACCTTCTGGCATTAGTTCTAATTCCTCCCACGGTTCAACTTCAACAACATTCTTATTATTCCCTTGACAAGGCTGAAGTTTGCTAGCAAGCTCTAGGGGAATCGGATCTTCCTCCAAAGCCTCCAGACTAGAGAATTCTTCTTTAAAATCTGGTGAGTTTTCTATCAGTATTTCTAGCTGCTGACTGCTAAAAGCCATTAACTCTACACCAGCTACAGTTCTACGAGTTGAATCAGACATCACATTGACTAATTCCTGAGCTGGAGTTAAATCTATTCTTATACCTTTGTAATTCGTTTCCCAATATCCAAATTTGCCAAAAGATTTAGGTTCTGTATGATATTCTTTCCACTTCAACGAACTAGCTTTTTTATTAATATTTTTTAATGCACTCCTTATACCTCCTGATACACCACGTCTGCCGTAAACAGGATAGAACAAATATATTGTTGGAGGTTCTTCACCAGCAATTGGGTCAAATCCAAATATCATTGTATTAAACTTAGCTAGCTGCTGAAAACTTTGTTGTAATGCTGTTTCAACTGGAGTTATTCTTCTAATCGGTGTAACTACTTTTGTCCAGTTTAGCGGTGGTTTATATAACTCAATAAATTCAGTTTCAAGATTTGCAAGAGTATTCATATTGTTGCTACACTCAAGCCAGCTAATACTGATTTGATTTTTTCGATTCAATCTTTTTAATTGTCCAAATCTA
This genomic window contains:
- a CDS encoding ATP-dependent helicase, producing the protein MGAQQYAPTTPAKWEQIRNSLRPGQQQMADWQGGQLAVSAVPGAGKSTGMAAATAIAIARYQLHAKRAIVVVTFTRSAAANIKGKIRRYLREELSLPPRGFTVNTLHGLALNIASRYPDLSGLPLDSATLITPNQSHRLIRTCVEQWIAANPRLYSRLLEGRQFDGEETERLRRQSVLRTEVLPALAYLVIHEAKSSGYQPQQLRVLGEQAIDEYEILTVAAGLYEQYQNLMRSRDLIDYDDMILAALRVLENPSARRNEQKQVFAVFEDEAQDSSPLQTKLLEILAQDPENPDLPANLIRVGDPNQAINSTFTPADPIYFRRFCEECQQQQRLATMDMAGRSTRIVIAAANFMLGWANGREQGAGSREQGAGSREQGRRGQGGQGRQGSNSSHQPLATSHAPLPFREQTIHPVSLDDPQPDANPAPIGGGLELHTPRDIHHTAELIGQRVVALCQAGSNGETPTTETPNSLRMAVLVRENRQGRWLAEAIAPICQEHNIVVYEVSESDRHSQVPAEVLALLQFLDRPHSPDYLKAALEVLVQRQLIQPQDLNALATIPEQFLYPGPLDAPQPEPAQKASHLCRSLLRARMELPPYQLISFLALTLNYDQAELATADKLAERVQQQLAGNGNNNLAAMLIVLSEIVNSERFEAVDAEDSEARYTRPGQLTIITMHKAKGLDWDCVFIPFLHENTIPGNLRVLPQAHFLGDFTVAEVARAQIRAALHEQFPLPDIATAWEQAKQLKTAEEFRLLYVAITRAKRLLWISAAQKAPFTWSKPENLDNSRPCPVFSALVRQFPRAVVRA
- a CDS encoding GIY-YIG nuclease family protein, producing the protein MLIKDIQLSELPSVYLLNKDNLPSYAAIYFVSDGTGQILYIGRTVNLVARWREHHRFGQLKRLNRKNQISISWLECSNNMNTLANLETEFIELYKPPLNWTKVVTPIRRITPVETALQQSFQQLAKFNTMIFGFDPIAGEEPPTIYLFYPVYGRRGVSGGIRSALKNINKKASSLKWKEYHTEPKSFGKFGYWETNYKGIRIDLTPAQELVNVMSDSTRRTVAGVELMAFSSQQLEILIENSPDFKEEFSSLEALEEDPIPLELASKLQPCQGNNKNVVEVEPWEELELMPEGEVRVMSRQFLYVDSVEVEVCANDNGKYFVRHNVFWWIEHRQKNPHPEYDCIINNLKAAVDRLPTIKWAGYKFRFETIFFKEDDVEVEDILLLPLAMFEELIKDTLRFRSPLKETIQTGEYQPQPNDGANIKLCVWLQHNSLFSLLKPATNE